CAAGGACAGCTGTTCACAGCTGGGGGATAAACAAGAACCACATATGCCAAGTCATTCACTCCTGGGAAGGGATGCAAAGATTAGTGAAGCGTGGAACTGTGAGGGTGCAGTttcaaaaacaagtttaatttcATGGAGGTCAGTGAATAAAGGTTAACTTTAGCAACTAttgtgaaaaaagaagaaaaaggaagcgAAAAGAGCAAGTGCAGGACAAAAGGAGAAGATCTGAAGTGTCAGAGGCTCCGCAACTGAAAGGTTTTATCAGCAAAACTTTGTCATTGCTGACCTCATCTCAGAACTACAGCTCCTTCACTGACACACATCCACCCACGCATCTTAACAAAACCAGACCtgtgttttacatattttagttTCCAAGGAAACAAAAGGAATGCCAGCTACTAAGCTGACAGACTTAAAAAATGGAAGGTGGTGTTTTATCCAACTTGTCTCAGATGGTTACTGACGGGGCAAAGGATTATAGACAAAGCAGTCATTTATTCTCAAGgaaacatgcatgcacacactcatCCGTGTAAAATGCATTCTGCCTCTTTAACATCACTGCACTTCTCCTTCCATAATGCCTCTTGCTCTCTTGCTGTGTGTCATGTTAGGGCAATGTAAACATAATTCTGTCTCATCCTTGAGGAGAAATTGTTATTTTCGTGTTCCTTTCTACGATTCCccaccattttcattttccaaaacaCTACAACACAAAGACAAGACAACGCACAgtttttacaaacacacaagCAAGTCTAAGGTGCATGGCGATGAATGTGAGTGGACGTGTTTTGGTGCTCTTAGGAGGATTTCTATTTTTCCTGCAGACTTGAGAATGTGATCACATCAGTTAGAGTTCGATTCTGCAATGATATCATGACTTATGGCAGGAAGACATCTGAAGGTAGAGACTGAAGCAGTAATGTGAGCTGAACTGTAAACCTTGGTAAAcgcagacaaaaacaacaattcttCACTTTGAGTGTCAAATTTCAATAAATTTGGCTCCTTAAGATCCctgttttccctctttttttttctttttttttttttaagtaagctGCCCTTTCCTCTCAGAGAACTGGTGTGTCCAACTGGACggtttgaaaagcaaaaaaatggacAGAATACTGTAAGAAAGCTATTTTGGCCTCTTCCAAGACAAAGAATAATGGTGTGATGCTGTACTGTAGATCCAGTGGTTGTATCCTCTTGATGTTCTCTTAGTCATGATTGGTGTGGAAAAAAGTACTCCCTTTTTGACCCCAGAGCAATCATTTTTCAGACCCCAAACTCATGGGTGTTGTCCAAAGCTTAGTGCCAATCCTTCACTCAGGGTCTCTTCACATAACTGTCCCTTGTTGAAGTTGAAAGTCTCACTTTTTCGGGTCACTGTAAGGGTTTTTCAGGAGGTAGCTGTACTGGTCATAGTGCTCTAGCATGTACTTAGGTGCATACATATGCTCTTTTGAGTCTGCAGGGGGGTACTCCTGCATGGAGCCATCAAACCAACCCCCTGTCTTGATTAGATTCCGGATGTAATCAAGGTCACGCTTGTCTTCGTAGTCCCCCCACCGAGGAAAGTCGCCGTTCTGTGCTGACACCAGCTTAAAATAGATCCCTTCAGGTTTGAAGCACCAAGAGCAATGCCAACCAGCATAGTGGAAGGGACTGCCAACAGACCACTGAACCAGGATGTGGCCCGTGTCATTCTCATACTTCCTGAAACCAGGCATGGTGTAGTAATCACGTCGACGCAATTTGATGCCATCACCTTCGTAGACTTGGCGGAGCATTCCCACAGTGCAGCCTGATATCACCTCTAAAGACCCAAATTGCTTCCAAAAAAAGCCATACAACGACTGCACatgaagaggaaagaaaaaaaaaaatcaaaattacaaACTGTTTGACATCAACAACATTCAACAACATTTAACCAGAAGACGGACTGCTGGTACCTTGCGCATGTGGATGGCAAAAGGTTCCGTCCAACCATCAAACAGcttgaggaagaggaggccctCGTGTGCTGGGATTTCATCTGCGTCATTGATGATGAAGACATCGTCTGGTCTTAAACCTACCACCCTGGACATGCCGTTTCTTGTCAGAAAAGTACGCAAGTAGTCATCAGCAATCCAACCATCCTGCCGCCCCCCGTCTGGAAAATGGTCAAGGAACACGTAGAGGATCTTGTGACGTATGTAGTTGTATGTACCATTAAGGAGAAGGCGCAGGAAACTAGAGGGATGACAAGAGCAAAATTACCAACGtgtacaaaaacatgcttcaacaCCTtccattgttgttttatttgggCATTGTTGTATTAATATTGGCTACCAATTGGATTTTATTCTTAaccctttttctatttttgtgtgtCTACTTTCATGTTTTATGCGTGTTTTTCATGCTTTGCTGCCAAATAGAAGTCAAAagagcaataaataaaaaaggacattCATATTTAATGTTAGTCGTTGATATTAGGGCTTCCTTTCTGTTGTTTAATGTTCTTCAACATCAATCTTTGCTTCAGTGATGATAAAGAAGCAGATTTAGGCATTGATGCATTGTGTTGGGATTTTTGACGCTCttgcaatagaaaaaaaacaggaaaggaaGCATGTCAAACTGGTTTTTATGACCTGATAAGGCTCTGTTTGTAATGTGACATCATGACCccaaaaatgtcatgtttatATGCTATCTAAATGATATGAACTGCTTCCCTTCTGTTTATTAAAGTTCTTGATATGTTTATTGCAAttgttattatttgttttagttaCAACTTCCAACCACAGCCTTGAATTCCCCACCACATTTTAGGCTTGATGGTCATGTTTCCTCTTACCCCCATCATTTTTGATATGATATCAGAATGAGCACAAGTAAATTGTGGAAGCTTTGTATTCAGCTGCAACCTTGGATAGAATAAATGTGTTATAGAAGTCAGAAATCTCCTAATCAAGTTccttataaaaacataaaagaaacccCCATTACCTCTGCCATCACAATTCTTCACAGTCTATCTACTGCTCTGATAAGCcgtatttgtgtttttaccaAGTGAAATGTGTAAATTACAGATTAGTTTTACTTTCGCCTTGTCAGTCCATAGGTTTTCCAGTAGTCACTACCTTTGTCACTATGGAGCAATAAACTCCaacttaatttgtttttaaaaagacttacaactttttgattttttaatggGAAAAATGCATTCAATCAGAACAAAAAAGCCCATTTTATTTGAAGGTGCCTTTCTGGCACTCAAGAACactgcaacatttaaaaacaacaataaaagcataaTACACACAAGTGCAACAACCTCAGAGAGGTTAAAAGGAGaaattgctgttttgtttgGGGATTGAAAGGAAGTTTAAACAGTTATGACTTGAATGAGGATGTGAAAAAGAGTGAGAAAGGTCAGGGAAGCACGAGGAGCTGAGCAGCTGATGGCTCACGGTGGCGAGGCGAGACGTGGGACGAACAAGTGAATTGAGGGAAACAGTCGAACAAAACAGGATGGAGTGGAGATGCAGAAGAGATCTGAGGGATATGGAGGAGGGAGGTTGTTAGCAGTTTGAAAGAAGGTAAAAGGGTTTGGAAATGGGTACGGAGTTGAAGTGGGAGCCAGTGGAGCTGCTGGAGAACTAGGGTGACTTTAGTAAATGGAGGGGTAGGGGTGACATGAGCAGCTAAACTCTGGGTTTCTACTGGCAATCCATCAATGGTATAACCTGCATTATGCCTTAttcacatgcacaaacacagggGTAGACCCAAACAAGTGCAgcgggttgtccgggcccatggagggtcgtaaACAGATGTGGCAGCATCTTAAAGggggtgcaggtgtgtcttgcagttctcttgtTGGTGTCGTGCAGCCTCATAAGGGACATCATAAAAATGGGACATAccactgttgtgtttgtggtaAGGGTATGGGGAATTATTTTAAGGATAGTGTAAGTTATACGCAGTTATGATGCTCTCATACGGTGCCCGTATGCCACATtctagtcattagtgaggtgcgCGCACTGACTCCATACTGACTGCGTCCAAATGCGGCACGCATGGGATGTGCAGGTGACACATAAGTGCCATAAGATGTCCACAAAGACTACACTGTTTAATTTtatcatttctaacagtcaggctatAGGCAAAAAGCCCACTTATCACTCatcaagccttttccaactgtaggaaacagacatgcactagtagaaaaggaaaaaaaggagtcCCTATGTAAACAatgtttagcatgttcttgaatgtgTGCCAATTACTctgtgaaacagaaaagaaaaagaggaaaaaatgacGTTTGATCTTACCTAAGAGGCCGTTTCTCCCCATAGGCAGTGAAGTTGGATTCACATATAAGGAACAGGTCGACAGCCTGATGAAGCTCGTGAAAGCGTGCATGCAGCAGGTCAAACTCATGGTTCACATTGATAGCATTAATCACCCTCCGCGGGGTCTCTCTGGGAGTTAGTCGCTCCTTGGTTGGCAGGTTGGAGTGGTACACCATAGTTGGAACCCCGCAGTAAGGTCCATGCCATCCTGGCCGACAAACACACTTGACAAGCCGCTTCCCCCCACTCCGAGCTCGCATCTTAGTCTTTGGAGACATGGAGGGCCGCTCCTTGAGCTGCAGAGGTTTCCGCTGCGCAGCAGCCCCCTCAGCAGCCATATTCGATTCAGCCCCAACCATTTTGATGGCATCATCCTTCTGGGAGGCCATCTCTGTCCCCTGTTTGAAGCAAAGGGCTCCAGCTTTGGTGCTGACAAAGTAAGACGTTTTGTCATCCTGGAGCCTGTGAGTGCGAGTGTGAAGGTCCCCCATGGATTTTAAGGGGCCCCACTGTTGGTTGTCCAGGAACACTGCTATGTGTGCCCTTCCTAAATGTGCTTTTGGATGTTCTCGCTCAAAATGTTTGGCATGGTAGACTTCCGCTTCCCCCTAGGAAAAAACatataatgaataaatacagTGACTGTCAACAAGACTGTCTGTGATGCATTGTTATGTGCTGAAAACAGGAGGGGGGGATGAACTGGAGCTgggtaaatattttaaacaaaaaaagtaatattaacTGCAAATAAAATTCAGCCTCCTGAAGAAAATCAATAATTACGAAATAAAGATAAAGGGAACATagagctgggcgatatggccaaaaaaataaaatcccggattttttttcattccaaatttgattttaaattttaatcgatttttttcctccctgCTTTTACTGTCCTTAACAAAGATTACAAATGAAGAAATATATTTAACATATTGGCTTTAACAGAAAGTTCAACTGTAAAAATGTCTGTAGAACAATGTAGCAGATGTTTTGTGAGCTACAGCTAGCTTGAGCATCTCAAAGAGAAACACTACACGCActtagagctgtgacggtgtcgaatttttgatcaccgtggtgatgaaccaccagggggcgcagttaacccttgtgctatcttagatgaccccacccttactttgaggtgttctccctaccatgacaaaggtggataaaggtggaaagatttcatgtaatccatggacaccagtgaagatcacaaatcattgaagaaacaaggttcagagcactgtctagtgggtctagatgacccaactcccaacgttaaagtgcctaggatagcacaagggttaaccgcagccccccccccaaaaaaaacaaaaaaagaacaaaacaaacacaaaatccccagACGGCCGCatcggaaataaatacaattacaacgtactattctttattaacaaataacagtaacaactaagacacccatgaagaacgcggggcaggaggctccgcctttgtttatacagacacgtaactttgcgctgcacaaaatagttcccaaacaaaccATGTAATGATATTcatcgaaatctaacagtgcgcgttcatgtttggagtTACGGAGGAGAAcagtttaaccccccccccaacgcaaaatcctccggcgggcacGCACTCAAGACTGcccgcagcttgtaatggaaatgattacaatggaaattaataattacaacgcagtaaatttgtcgtatttcctcgcgagacgGAAATGAGGATTAGGATGTATGCTTCTAAAAGCGCGCGCCTGCGTTTGAGTAAAGGGAGCCACGTGCAGCGCAGAGGCAGTGAGAGCGGGCGCCGACGACAGACAGTGACAGGCGcggtgggagagaaggagagaagagtctgaaagaaagaaggaaagtctgaacacaggactagctgaaaaagtaaattatcagcaaagatgaatgcgtttaatgtgtttactatagttccaatcacgcaccatatgcaaaacgtaaaaaagtgcagtgatgcggttatcgtcccAGCCCTACATGCACTCGGCAGAGCATCTTTGGTAGCAACAGCCTTGAAACACAGATTGTGCTGCATGTGGTTTGATGCTCCAAGTTTGAAGTCACATTTAGCATTTAGCATTGTAGCATCAATGTGTAACGACACCACtgtctccaaatcaacactttgATTAAACTTTCTGTAGCTAATGTAAGTACAACATGTTTATTCTCCAGTTCTTTCTGGATCCTGTTAAAAATCCTCACATATTCCGCTGCTTcatcgagtaagccctggctgcagcctgcagaatgggtcaacatagtggaatgctggaacgcagaggaatgtgaacacgctgtggaatgttaaccccgcccacattgagcccgtctgctgtggaatgttaaccccgcccacgctGAGCCTGTGCATTTGATTCACCTTTGTCACAGCagttgtgattgcaggaaaggggaagaatcagtggagcacattttgtgtcattgtgaattgtatgaggaagaaagagaacagaTGGGAAGAAAATTTGAatggtgcaattttttttatgtcactcaaaaaaatgattcaagtccctctttcatgtaacacaataaaattatgtttgttttatttaaaaatatttattttaaaatattgtatctacatttaattgacctaacacaaaatgtattaatagtttaccctataactccagtaatccaaaataattgagttcaagtaaggggcatgctgttgaatgctattttcctgtttctctttatgctTTTTGCCATCTCACGGCTACAAtttctcacctattttaactattgaacttttaaaatgttcaactccttcatcTAATGTAATGCCTGGTATGACTattagtccttcaaatccttcgacttttcaaaagtgaaaactttagttcgttttttccacgtaaaaaaacgaaactgtggcatgaaatcgtttcaactcggcttctcccaataagacgATACACGAAGAGCGTCATTTATAGAAATAAggaatctatttatttttaccgGCGGCCTTCCGGAGTGTTAGCTCAGTGGCTTAGATAGCGGGTTTATAATACAGAGGTTCGGAGTTCAAATCTGGCTTTAGACTTCTGTTGCATGATCTTTTtcctttgcctttcttgataaaattgagttcgactaactcgattatatttcgttacatggaagaattttctttgaggtggggctactcatatttattggatggaaatcctgccccagaacaattaaattgagttcatccaatgagttatttttttgagtctgtgaggccagacagaatttattaactccctaatacatgcacatggaaacttgtaaaaggcataagaagacaggaatcactgtataaattctctaattcaattaaaaaaaaattttattcaGCGCAATGAAAAACAATACAAAGGGGATGatgaatacaaagaatgcattaggaaaatactaaactttaacaaaacagactaaactaaactgttattcctgcccttagacccccccccccccttcacggtaaggaaaaactccttaaaaaccggtaggtggcaatattgcacatggaaacttgtaaaaccaaTGAAGAAGACAGGCtaaatgtgggcggggttaacattccacagcgtgtgcACATTCCTCAGCGTTCCAGAATTCCACTATGCTgtgcagttctgcaggctgcagccagggggtAGTTGGCTTCATCCGTTTAAACTGAAGACAAACACAGAGGCCGCTATTCGCGACACATGcgctagtgtttttttttctcagcctcgcttttctttgctttctgctgttttcacatCTGCACTTTGCAAGAGACCGGCGGACTGACTTTACTCCGAACAACAAAAGCGCAAGAGAGCAGAaagctgggaaaataaaatctaaattcttccaaaaatgaaattaccaaaacaacaaattcaaatttatCGATTATTCACTCAGCCCTAAAGGTATGTTGTACATATTCAGGACACAAAGAGAGGAAGTTAAAGTctgaatttgttattttttgttccaGCTGAATTCCTTTAAAATTCCACACgtattaaaaagaacaaagacacATTAAATGAATGTTTCTGTAAAATTTGTAGCAGCTGGATTTTATGCCTTGATAGCTTAATAGAACTTATCAATGATCAAATGCAACCTAGAGAATTGATTTGCAGTTAATATTGGAAAAAGAACAGATAGGCTGCCAAGTTTACCTACAGAAATAGAGATAaagtgttcccttgtttattgcgggagttacgttctaaaaatatcTTTGATAGGAAAAATTTATGAAGTAGGATGAAGTTATgcatgttttaaggctgtaaaacctctCACTACACACCTAAtacacttttattaaaaaataaatgatttttttacacatttctcttggttaaactctcaaagttcaaatctttgtaaaaaagaagttcagtattatacaatgaaaacaaagggCTGCTCGCGATCAAAGACACAGATTTTTTGCAAGgtaagaaaaaagcttcaaaatcaaatacattacatttccaaaagaaatgtttttaatagttttgtAATCATGAACTTACGTCTTTTGAAAGCTCTCCAAGATTGTTTTCGTCTGGTTTTTCCCAAGGATGAGGAGGGTCTGGCACCCTAAACCCCAGATGGTCCCCTACTCCAGGACCTTCTGGCCTCATGGCATCACTTATGTCCAACTCTTCATCTCTCCGGCTTCCGAGAGAACCTGCTCCTCCCCTGTGTTTGGTGTCCGAATTGTGCCGAACAGGCAGCCGAGGGTCATCGTCAGCTGAGGCGGGAATGAGTGGGGTGGCACCTGCACCCTTCTCCCTCCAGAAGAAGCCGGAGACCATGATGAAGGACTTGATGTTGGGGTAGGGAGCAGAGAGCTCACGCAGAAGGGAGACGTAATGGAGGGCCTTGTAGTAGTGAAGGAAGGAGATGACACATAGACCCACCGTGCACAGCAAGAACACTTTGTGCCGCCGCATTTTCATCCTGCAATGAAAGAGGAGATTGAATTGTGAAGAATAGCTGGGAATGTCAAATAAAAGACCCTGTCTACaccttttgagaaaaaaagacaagaaaacagcagatacatcaaaagaaatgaaacacaaaataGAAGGCAGAAATCTATAAAGGAAATGTCCCCCTTCGTAAAGGTTTGAAGGTAAAAATGAACAATCTGAGAACTTAATGTTGCCTCTATTAGCAAGAACCTCAAATTTCTGGAAACTTTTAGAACAATATCcagcaaatttatcgttatcgcgatataaAGCTGTGCAGTActcatatcgcaaaagtcggctaaaattgcaataaatgctaactttaaatgtgcaaaaacaatcttatggcagcttgacgtatttaacaaatccaataaatccatttatgcatttgaccaatcggatggagccctttatgTTAGatggggtcatttggagtgtaatttaagttatgttaaCTCTTAtacaaattaaactgttgcagtggaatggaaattatgtttttggttgttttgctgtttgttcatgtatcgcaagttatatcatcatcgcaatattgatcactgatattttttttttttctcatatcgtgcagcctcATATCAAACATTTTGCTGAGTTGTTGATTTTTTAGCGGCAGTTTGCTTGtgacatgtaattaaaaaaacaaagtttagatgaacttaaaaaaaattctgggaaATGTTAGGGTCATCTTTTAACTCAAAATAAGTGGTTGTGTATCCTGATGTACTACTAAATATTTGTTTGCCAAGTTGTGTAATTTTCT
The sequence above is a segment of the Oryzias latipes chromosome 1, ASM223467v1 genome. Coding sequences within it:
- the mgat3 gene encoding beta-1,4-mannosyl-glycoprotein 4-beta-N-acetylglucosaminyltransferase isoform X2; its protein translation is MKMRRHKVFLLCTVGLCVISFLHYYKALHYVSLLRELSAPYPNIKSFIMVSGFFWREKGAGATPLIPASADDDPRLPVRHNSDTKHRGGAGSLGSRRDEELDISDAMRPEGPGVGDHLGFRVPDPPHPWEKPDENNLGELSKDGEAEVYHAKHFEREHPKAHLGRAHIAVFLDNQQWGPLKSMGDLHTRTHRLQDDKTSYFVSTKAGALCFKQGTEMASQKDDAIKMVGAESNMAAEGAAAQRKPLQLKERPSMSPKTKMRARSGGKRLVKCVCRPGWHGPYCGVPTMVYHSNLPTKERLTPRETPRRVINAINVNHEFDLLHARFHELHQAVDLFLICESNFTAYGEKRPLSFLRLLLNGTYNYIRHKILYVFLDHFPDGGRQDGWIADDYLRTFLTRNGMSRVVGLRPDDVFIINDADEIPAHEGLLFLKLFDGWTEPFAIHMRKSLYGFFWKQFGSLEVISGCTVGMLRQVYEGDGIKLRRRDYYTMPGFRKYENDTGHILVQWSVGSPFHYAGWHCSWCFKPEGIYFKLVSAQNGDFPRWGDYEDKRDLDYIRNLIKTGGWFDGSMQEYPPADSKEHMYAPKYMLEHYDQYSYLLKNPYSDPKK
- the mgat3 gene encoding beta-1,4-mannosyl-glycoprotein 4-beta-N-acetylglucosaminyltransferase isoform X1; its protein translation is MSWLKCISKSLPMRCWRLLCLMKMRRHKVFLLCTVGLCVISFLHYYKALHYVSLLRELSAPYPNIKSFIMVSGFFWREKGAGATPLIPASADDDPRLPVRHNSDTKHRGGAGSLGSRRDEELDISDAMRPEGPGVGDHLGFRVPDPPHPWEKPDENNLGELSKDGEAEVYHAKHFEREHPKAHLGRAHIAVFLDNQQWGPLKSMGDLHTRTHRLQDDKTSYFVSTKAGALCFKQGTEMASQKDDAIKMVGAESNMAAEGAAAQRKPLQLKERPSMSPKTKMRARSGGKRLVKCVCRPGWHGPYCGVPTMVYHSNLPTKERLTPRETPRRVINAINVNHEFDLLHARFHELHQAVDLFLICESNFTAYGEKRPLSFLRLLLNGTYNYIRHKILYVFLDHFPDGGRQDGWIADDYLRTFLTRNGMSRVVGLRPDDVFIINDADEIPAHEGLLFLKLFDGWTEPFAIHMRKSLYGFFWKQFGSLEVISGCTVGMLRQVYEGDGIKLRRRDYYTMPGFRKYENDTGHILVQWSVGSPFHYAGWHCSWCFKPEGIYFKLVSAQNGDFPRWGDYEDKRDLDYIRNLIKTGGWFDGSMQEYPPADSKEHMYAPKYMLEHYDQYSYLLKNPYSDPKK